From a region of the Lactuca sativa cultivar Salinas chromosome 4, Lsat_Salinas_v11, whole genome shotgun sequence genome:
- the LOC111892382 gene encoding uncharacterized protein LOC111892382, which produces MNEKDRRMIDASSGGDIFNKKPHEICSPFGTISQNQRNFGTRNKIKRNSPQVVGEVSNTQHLESRLLDLTNVLSQMVVGSGQQLMVCGICTMTGHYTNKCPTLGSESEDFNAMRGYQGQQRPMGFQNTYNPNWRNNPNNPYPPKKNPPIVMMRHQYPQYPSQKPPYPQTSHPPPNYNQPHQQGQSSGKQELVTSLAQSQTQFQQETKNTFPNIQAQIEDLATSLNKMEQRGKHLPQTQKTPNMSAITLRSGKTLGENNPKRVSREEEDEVIVIEPKKVVVPPKEPIVTNIEQPESSNKTIKPLVISPPFPSRLAFSKKIEEENELFETFHKVQINIPLLNAIKQIPIYAKFLKDLCTKKRKFKENEKI; this is translated from the coding sequence ATGAATGAAAAAGATCGAAGAatgattgatgcttcaagtggtggtgacatcTTCAACAAGAAACCTCACGAGATATGCTCACCTTTTGGtaccatttctcaaaatcaacGAAACTTTGGGACTCGAaataaaataaagagaaattCCCCACAAGTGGTTGGTGAAGTTAGCAACACTCAACACTTGGAATCAAGGCTCTTGGACTTAACTAATGTGTTAagtcaaatggtggtgggaagTGGTCAACAATTGATGGTGTGTGGTATTTGCACAATGACAGGGCATTATACGAATAAATGTCCCACACTTGGAAGTGAATCGGAGGATTTTAATGCCATGAGAGGATATCAAGGTCAACAAAGACCAATGGGATTTCAAAACACCTACAACCCAAATTGGAGGAATAACCCAAACAACCCATACCCACCAAAGAAAAACCCACCAATTGTTATGATGAGACACCAATATCCACAATACCCATCACAAAAACCTCCATATCCACAAACATCTCATCCACCTCCAAATTACAACCAACCTCATCAACAAGGCCAATCAAGTGGTAAACAAGAACTCGTTACTTCTCTTGCTCAAAGCCAAACTCAATTCCAACAAGAGACCAAGAACACCTTCCCCAACATTCAAGCACAAATTGAAGACTTGGCCACTTCTCTCAACAAGATGGAACAAAGGGGTAAACATCTACCTCAAACCCAGAAGACCCCCAATATGAGTGCAATAACCTTGAGAAGTGGGAAAACACTTGGAGAAAACAACcctaaaagagtttcaagagaagaagaagatgaagttattGTTATTGAGCCTAAAAAGGTTGTAGTTCCTCCAAAGGAACCGATTGTGACAAATATTGAGCAACCCGAATCTTCCAACAAGACCATTAAGCCATTGGTCATATCACCACCCTTCCCTTCGCGGTTAGCGTTTTCCAAGAAGATAGAGGAAGAAAATGAATTATTTGAAACTTTCCACAAGGTCCAAATCAACATTCCACTATTGAATGCTATTAAGCAAATTCCAATTTATGCAAAATTTCTCAAGGATTTGTGCACCAAGAAGAGGAAATTCAAGGAAAATGAAAAGATTTAA